In Nitrosospira briensis C-128, a genomic segment contains:
- a CDS encoding PEP-CTERM sorting domain-containing protein, giving the protein MKMNFKLGALAAAIIMGASAPAFAFMEGGVSGNGELLLNVRYYGGTSATSGGDDISALFDLGMRMDDMIAANGQAGFSKAWDLTTGAYGASWNQLLSFVGPANASRIEFSVIALDNTDYDTVGGSRYLSTMNVEKAPGLTNANLKGFQNMEQYINANNSRGTHVTDANGASVAMPTDASNTFFGAIGGLTQGDNWVAKTTVDTTMPLGTEQNFWFLTTGPAGSTGPASPFGQAVKTPFGVDLNHDSVIGTGEFSKFTLNEAGVLSFSAVSAVPEADTWAMLLAGLGMLGMMVRRRTGV; this is encoded by the coding sequence ATGAAAATGAATTTCAAGCTTGGCGCACTCGCAGCCGCCATCATCATGGGAGCCTCGGCGCCGGCCTTTGCTTTCATGGAGGGCGGCGTTAGCGGCAATGGCGAATTGCTGCTCAACGTGCGTTACTACGGCGGCACATCCGCCACCTCCGGCGGCGACGACATTTCCGCTTTGTTCGATCTCGGCATGCGGATGGACGATATGATCGCCGCTAATGGCCAGGCCGGCTTTAGCAAGGCCTGGGATCTTACCACCGGCGCCTACGGCGCTTCCTGGAACCAGTTGTTGAGTTTCGTTGGCCCCGCCAACGCAAGCCGTATCGAGTTCAGCGTCATCGCTCTGGATAACACCGATTACGACACTGTCGGTGGGAGTCGCTATCTGAGCACCATGAATGTCGAGAAAGCTCCAGGTCTGACGAATGCCAACCTGAAGGGGTTTCAGAATATGGAACAGTATATCAATGCCAACAACAGCCGTGGCACCCATGTCACCGATGCCAATGGCGCCAGTGTCGCCATGCCGACCGACGCATCCAATACTTTCTTTGGTGCTATCGGAGGGTTGACACAAGGTGACAACTGGGTAGCAAAAACCACGGTCGATACGACCATGCCGCTGGGTACGGAACAGAATTTCTGGTTTCTGACCACCGGCCCTGCTGGCTCCACGGGCCCTGCTAGCCCCTTCGGCCAGGCTGTCAAGACGCCTTTCGGTGTGGACCTGAATCACGACAGCGTTATCGGTACGGGCGAGTTCAGCAAATTTACCCTGAACGAAGCCGGTGTCCTCAGCTTCTCGGCGGTAAGCGCCGTGCCTGAAGCGGATACCTGGGCCATGCTGCTGGCAGGCCTCGGAATGCTCGGCATGATGGTTCGCCGCCGCACCGGCGTCTAG
- the epsA gene encoding XrtB/PEP-CTERM-associated transcriptional regulator EpsA has protein sequence MRSITLTERETEYLFRIIDSSTAISLRHQFFLWAQGEVQSLLPHGMLICIFDEGSGQSVSMEKFSRTSINDATFSELCRPDGGVMTRVMSAWAAGKNQPFLLCPQNSNGIAYKLFANDLKRDNLERIAAHGMFDVNGRVRSLFAFTQISCALTERHAYFLELLMPHMHIALVRMLFHERDCKHGVTVEKSRKLITDRETEILRYVQMGKNNLEISHLLDISPLTVKNHVQKILRKLNVNNRAHAVAKAMALKLTL, from the coding sequence ATGAGGAGCATTACGCTGACAGAGAGAGAAACGGAATATCTGTTTCGGATTATTGATTCATCGACGGCTATTTCCTTGCGTCATCAATTTTTCCTGTGGGCCCAAGGCGAGGTGCAAAGTCTTTTACCGCATGGCATGCTCATATGCATATTCGATGAAGGATCCGGCCAGTCGGTCAGCATGGAAAAATTCAGCCGTACCAGCATAAACGATGCTACGTTTTCCGAGCTTTGCCGGCCGGATGGCGGTGTCATGACCCGCGTCATGTCGGCATGGGCTGCAGGCAAGAACCAGCCATTCCTGCTGTGTCCACAAAATTCGAACGGCATTGCATACAAGCTTTTCGCAAACGACCTCAAGCGTGACAATCTGGAACGCATCGCAGCGCACGGCATGTTCGATGTCAATGGCCGGGTCCGGAGTCTGTTCGCCTTTACGCAAATTTCCTGTGCATTAACCGAGCGTCACGCCTATTTTCTCGAACTGCTGATGCCTCACATGCATATTGCGCTGGTACGCATGCTGTTCCACGAGCGCGATTGCAAGCACGGCGTTACGGTGGAAAAAAGCAGGAAGCTCATCACGGATCGGGAGACGGAAATCCTGCGCTATGTGCAAATGGGCAAGAACAATCTCGAAATTTCGCATTTGCTCGATATCAGTCCGCTTACCGTTAAAAACCATGTTCAAAAGATTCTGCGTAAGTTAAATGTCAATAACCGGGCTCATGCGGTAGCCAAGGCAATGGCGTTGAAGCTCACGCTTTAA
- a CDS encoding type II secretion system protein: protein MRGESGFTYIWMLFAVALIGIVVAGAGQVWQTEARREKEVELMFVGEQFRLAIGSYYENSPGMPKRYPDSLEKLLADDRFPIIKRHLRKIFFDPVTGFARWGLIKQPGIGIIGVHSLSTRKPFKRANFQERYATFAEAVTYQDWKFIYLPGEAGGSSPQSELQSQPQADPPSQPHSQPWNEPGRDLQPRAQPEQPPFPVSPDPSAEADPVPQPPGFPSGNAQY, encoded by the coding sequence ATGCGCGGGGAAAGCGGTTTTACCTACATCTGGATGCTATTCGCGGTCGCATTGATCGGCATCGTGGTGGCCGGCGCAGGCCAGGTATGGCAAACCGAAGCACGACGGGAAAAAGAAGTGGAGCTCATGTTCGTCGGCGAGCAATTCAGGCTGGCGATAGGGTCGTACTACGAGAATTCACCTGGGATGCCCAAGCGCTACCCTGATTCTCTGGAGAAATTGCTTGCGGACGACCGCTTCCCGATAATCAAGCGGCACTTACGCAAAATCTTTTTTGATCCTGTGACAGGCTTTGCCCGATGGGGGCTGATCAAGCAGCCAGGCATTGGAATTATCGGCGTGCACAGTCTCTCGACCCGGAAGCCATTCAAGCGAGCTAATTTTCAGGAACGCTATGCCACTTTCGCGGAAGCGGTAACTTATCAGGATTGGAAGTTCATTTATCTGCCAGGAGAAGCCGGCGGATCCTCGCCACAATCGGAATTACAATCACAGCCTCAGGCAGACCCACCATCACAGCCCCATTCTCAGCCGTGGAACGAACCAGGGCGAGACCTTCAACCCCGGGCGCAACCGGAACAACCGCCATTCCCGGTTTCTCCCGACCCATCGGCTGAAGCCGATCCCGTTCCCCAGCCGCCAGGTTTTCCTTCCGGAAACGCACAGTATTAG
- a CDS encoding type II secretion system protein translates to MQRIRSTEKTKANATLPINWSCSGFTLVELLVVMAIIATLLSIVAPKYFNSLHRSKETVLRQDLNIMRDAIDKFHADTDSYPGTLVELVEKRYLRNIPVDPLTESAETWIVVSPPGDLDGVYDVRSGSPEQANDGISYEAW, encoded by the coding sequence ATGCAGCGAATACGGTCGACGGAGAAAACAAAAGCCAACGCAACGCTACCGATCAACTGGAGTTGCTCTGGTTTTACCCTGGTCGAATTACTGGTAGTGATGGCGATTATCGCCACTTTGCTCAGCATCGTGGCGCCAAAATATTTTAATTCACTCCATCGATCCAAAGAAACGGTATTGCGGCAGGATCTGAACATCATGCGCGATGCCATCGACAAATTCCATGCTGATACTGACAGCTATCCCGGCACGCTGGTCGAATTGGTGGAGAAACGATACTTGCGCAACATTCCGGTGGATCCGCTGACGGAGAGTGCGGAAACCTGGATCGTGGTTTCCCCTCCCGGCGATCTCGATGGGGTTTATGACGTGCGCAGCGGTTCGCCTGAACAGGCAAACGATGGAATCTCTTATGAGGCGTGGTAA
- a CDS encoding type II secretion system protein translates to MANGSLTVNPSSSRGFTLVELMIVMAVMAVLASAAMPLYELTSQRDKEKELRTGLRQIREAIDAYKRAVNDGRIARNADESGYPRKLEDLVAGVPDAKDPEKRKIYFLRRLPRDPMTTDSGLTDADTWGKRAYGSPPDSPQEGDDVFDVYSHSQQAGLNGISYDAW, encoded by the coding sequence ATGGCAAACGGTAGCTTGACAGTGAATCCATCATCCAGCCGGGGTTTCACGCTGGTTGAACTGATGATCGTCATGGCGGTCATGGCGGTGCTGGCTTCCGCGGCCATGCCCTTATACGAACTCACCTCGCAGCGCGACAAGGAAAAAGAACTGCGAACAGGACTGAGGCAAATACGGGAAGCCATCGATGCATACAAACGGGCGGTAAACGATGGACGTATTGCCCGGAATGCTGACGAATCTGGTTATCCGCGCAAATTGGAGGATCTCGTCGCAGGGGTGCCCGATGCGAAGGATCCGGAAAAGCGCAAAATCTATTTTTTACGTCGATTACCGCGTGATCCCATGACCACCGATTCCGGACTTACCGACGCCGACACCTGGGGTAAGCGTGCCTATGGAAGTCCACCGGATAGTCCTCAGGAAGGAGACGACGTTTTCGACGTGTATTCACATTCGCAACAGGCTGGTTTGAATGGCATTTCCTATGACGCATGGTGA
- a CDS encoding secretin and TonB N-terminal domain-containing protein, with product MRAVGCIMTVLMLAGLAGCASDKAFEEGKRLIAEGKMTPGLTSLEQAAREEPDNLEIRTVLARQREAVAGRLLTDADNARLSGKLDAAQQGYHDVLGINPRNERAHAGLAALDVERRHAAKIKHVETLLAHNNLSGAETEIQSVLQENPMQRDARRLMKQITEELAGEKTETVLKTDFKQSLTLEFRDTHLKSVFEIIARTAGINFVFDKDIKQDTKITILIRNSNINDVLKLLLMTNQLAYKVLNENSLLIYPNTAAKQKEYQELMVRGFYVANTDVKQIVAMVKGLVKTKDIYVDEKLNLFVMKDTPEAIRLVERLVALNDLADPEVMLEVEVLEIARNLLLNLGLRYPDSINVSMLNAAGAAAGLPNPIPPFQINSGGINGNGFSIDGLTAVITNPAVLINLKQQDGIINVLANPRIRVKNRQKAKILIGDKVPVVTTTATANVGVASSVSYLDVGLKLDVEPIVSLGDEVSINVSLEVSNIVKEVPITNGGLAYQVGTRTATTTLALKDGETQILAGLINDSERTTFDKIPGLGDLPWVGRLFSSQNHTRNKTEIALLITPRIVRNIARPSRPDSQLSFGTENAAGMFPVTIAKMAPRSLAMSSSSSAAVVARPVVRPEEPSDEPKGEPARSAAQTAPPPVLTLTAPTEASPGKEFTVNISLAGGESVPAAELELNYDASALEALDEGAKTGARLLQLSKSEGAAATAEVRFKVIAVESGSTRITVQNLSLPGESEMAAQVTLPPAANIDIR from the coding sequence ATGAGAGCGGTTGGATGCATCATGACCGTGCTGATGTTGGCCGGGCTTGCCGGATGCGCTTCGGACAAGGCGTTCGAGGAAGGGAAACGGCTTATTGCGGAGGGCAAGATGACACCGGGCCTGACAAGTCTGGAACAGGCCGCGCGCGAGGAGCCGGACAATCTCGAGATCCGGACGGTGTTGGCGCGCCAGCGTGAGGCGGTAGCCGGACGTCTGTTGACCGACGCCGACAATGCCAGGCTGTCAGGCAAACTGGATGCCGCCCAGCAGGGATACCATGACGTGCTTGGGATAAACCCTCGAAACGAGCGTGCACACGCAGGCCTGGCCGCGCTGGACGTGGAGCGCCGCCATGCAGCCAAAATCAAGCACGTCGAAACGTTGCTGGCGCACAACAATTTGTCCGGGGCCGAAACCGAGATTCAATCGGTACTCCAGGAAAACCCCATGCAGCGAGATGCCCGTCGGCTCATGAAGCAAATCACCGAGGAACTGGCGGGAGAAAAAACAGAGACGGTATTAAAGACCGACTTCAAACAGTCGCTGACCCTGGAATTTCGTGATACTCACCTGAAATCCGTCTTTGAAATTATTGCCCGCACCGCAGGGATCAACTTCGTTTTCGACAAGGACATCAAACAGGATACGAAAATCACGATTCTGATCCGTAACAGTAATATCAACGATGTACTCAAGCTGTTACTCATGACGAATCAACTCGCTTACAAGGTGCTCAACGAAAACTCATTGCTGATTTATCCCAACACGGCGGCCAAGCAGAAGGAATATCAGGAGTTGATGGTGCGCGGGTTCTATGTGGCAAATACCGATGTGAAGCAGATCGTCGCCATGGTCAAGGGATTGGTCAAAACAAAAGATATTTACGTGGACGAGAAGTTGAATCTTTTTGTGATGAAAGATACGCCGGAGGCAATCCGTCTGGTCGAACGACTGGTTGCGTTGAACGATCTGGCCGATCCCGAAGTCATGCTGGAAGTCGAAGTGCTTGAAATCGCCCGTAATCTCTTGCTCAATCTTGGCTTGCGCTATCCCGATTCAATCAACGTCAGCATGCTCAATGCGGCCGGCGCCGCCGCCGGCCTTCCGAATCCCATACCGCCTTTCCAGATCAACAGTGGCGGGATCAATGGCAATGGGTTCAGCATCGACGGATTAACCGCGGTGATTACCAACCCGGCAGTCTTGATTAACCTCAAGCAACAGGACGGGATTATCAACGTGCTTGCCAATCCACGCATCAGGGTGAAGAATCGTCAGAAGGCGAAGATTCTCATTGGCGATAAAGTGCCGGTGGTTACCACGACCGCTACCGCCAACGTTGGTGTTGCGTCATCGGTGAGTTATCTCGATGTCGGGCTCAAACTGGATGTCGAGCCTATCGTTTCGTTAGGGGACGAGGTGTCGATCAACGTCAGCCTCGAAGTAAGCAATATCGTCAAGGAAGTACCGATAACCAACGGGGGGCTTGCCTATCAGGTAGGCACACGCACCGCAACCACAACGCTGGCGTTGAAGGATGGGGAGACACAGATTCTGGCAGGCCTGATCAATGACTCCGAGCGCACCACTTTCGACAAAATACCGGGGCTGGGTGATTTGCCATGGGTCGGCAGGTTGTTTTCGAGCCAGAACCATACTCGCAACAAGACAGAAATCGCTTTGCTCATTACGCCGCGCATTGTGCGCAATATTGCACGCCCATCGAGACCGGATAGTCAACTTTCATTTGGTACCGAGAACGCCGCAGGAATGTTTCCGGTCACCATTGCCAAGATGGCGCCAAGATCGCTTGCGATGTCGTCTTCTTCCTCAGCGGCCGTAGTTGCCAGACCCGTTGTCCGGCCTGAAGAGCCATCCGATGAGCCCAAGGGGGAGCCTGCCCGTTCCGCTGCACAGACTGCACCGCCACCAGTCCTTACCCTGACGGCACCTACGGAGGCGTCTCCCGGCAAGGAATTTACGGTAAATATAAGTCTTGCGGGTGGCGAAAGCGTGCCAGCCGCGGAACTGGAACTTAATTATGATGCGAGTGCGCTCGAAGCGCTGGATGAAGGGGCAAAAACGGGGGCGCGGCTGTTGCAGCTGAGCAAGAGCGAAGGTGCTGCGGCAACTGCCGAGGTGCGGTTCAAGGTTATCGCGGTGGAATCAGGCTCAACCCGGATCACTGTCCAGAATCTTTCATTGCCGGGTGAAAGCGAGATGGCGGCACAGGTTACCCTGCCGCCCGCAGCGAACATCGATATCCGGTGA
- a CDS encoding fimbrial assembly protein, whose product MRSLNLNFPDGGQEARSAGFIVLILGIAALTGVLYQFKAAMEEVAYWDLRIAGMDRRTQRKTLPQGASTPGGREIKQEIKRANAVLSEIDLPWEALFDSVEYATGHDVALLSFQPDASGHTMLIGGEAKNMLALLDFVGALEREPVLKDAYLLKYEIKREDPQQPVIFSLTASWIEIS is encoded by the coding sequence ATGCGCAGCTTGAATCTGAATTTCCCGGATGGCGGACAGGAAGCTCGCAGCGCCGGATTTATCGTGTTGATACTGGGCATAGCCGCTTTGACAGGTGTGCTTTACCAGTTCAAAGCGGCCATGGAAGAGGTGGCCTACTGGGATTTGCGCATTGCGGGGATGGATCGCCGGACGCAACGAAAAACGCTGCCGCAGGGTGCATCCACACCCGGAGGCCGGGAAATAAAACAGGAAATAAAAAGAGCCAACGCAGTACTGAGTGAGATTGATTTGCCCTGGGAGGCTCTTTTTGATTCCGTCGAATACGCGACCGGTCACGACGTGGCTCTGCTGTCATTCCAGCCGGATGCCTCCGGCCACACGATGCTGATTGGCGGCGAGGCGAAAAATATGCTGGCGCTGCTCGATTTTGTCGGCGCCCTGGAGCGTGAACCGGTTCTCAAGGATGCGTATCTGCTCAAGTATGAAATCAAGCGGGAAGATCCGCAGCAGCCGGTTATTTTTTCCCTGACGGCATCATGGATCGAGATTTCCTGA
- a CDS encoding GspE/PulE family protein, which translates to MIESALQPSALQPIDLRQLGEARREASNRGVPVMAVLEEACGYAPGQFVMELGRLLRMPVLTMEDLRTCDPAFEMLSFNEAVMQECALFRREEKYLFAVGNPFSPNLRAWAEECIDVAATWHLVHPADLAAFFAQQEKTMRAMDSVLSAAERSAIQVGEEDLSLKTINEGTSPVVRLVHSTLYDAHKSQASDIHLEMGMGTLSIKYRIDGVLTLIGVMQGMELAEQVISRIKVMSDLDIAERRVPQDGRFKISIQSREIDFRVSIMPSIFGEDAVLRILDRQALADHVEGLTLDHLGFDQDTMASLRRLSAEPYGMLLVTGPTGSGKTTTLYAAISEVNDGQDKIITIEDPIEYQLPGVLQIPVNEKKGLTFVRGLRSILRHDPDKIMIGEIRDPETAQIAIQAALTGHLVFTTVHANSVFDVIGRFAHMGVDPYSFVSALNGIAAQRLVRLLCTHCAVEECPDERLIAESGIDRAGAGTFRFRTGKGCGQCRGSGYRGRNAIAEMLVLNDEIRELIVAREPIRRIKEAAKRSGTRFLREAALAMVMKGQTSLQEANRVTIVA; encoded by the coding sequence GTGATTGAATCCGCGTTACAGCCATCGGCATTGCAGCCGATCGATTTGCGTCAGCTTGGCGAGGCACGCCGGGAAGCGTCGAATCGGGGTGTTCCAGTCATGGCGGTTCTGGAAGAAGCTTGCGGCTATGCGCCAGGCCAGTTCGTTATGGAGCTTGGCAGGCTGCTCAGGATGCCCGTGTTGACAATGGAGGATCTGCGGACATGCGATCCCGCATTCGAGATGCTGTCTTTTAACGAAGCGGTCATGCAGGAGTGCGCGTTGTTCCGGCGGGAAGAAAAATACCTTTTTGCTGTCGGTAATCCATTTTCGCCCAATCTGAGAGCATGGGCAGAAGAATGTATCGATGTCGCAGCCACGTGGCATCTGGTGCATCCCGCCGATCTGGCCGCTTTTTTTGCGCAACAGGAAAAAACGATGCGCGCGATGGATAGCGTGCTTTCCGCGGCGGAGCGCAGTGCGATACAAGTGGGAGAAGAAGATCTTTCGCTCAAGACAATTAACGAGGGCACCAGTCCGGTGGTGCGGCTGGTTCACTCCACGTTATATGACGCTCATAAATCGCAGGCAAGCGATATTCATCTCGAAATGGGGATGGGTACCCTGTCGATCAAATACCGGATCGATGGCGTACTGACGCTGATCGGCGTGATGCAAGGCATGGAGCTGGCGGAACAGGTGATTTCCCGCATCAAGGTAATGTCCGATCTGGATATTGCCGAGCGTCGCGTACCGCAGGATGGCCGCTTCAAAATTTCCATCCAGAGTCGGGAGATTGATTTTCGTGTATCGATCATGCCGAGTATTTTCGGTGAGGATGCGGTGCTGCGTATCCTCGACCGGCAGGCCCTTGCCGATCATGTCGAGGGGTTGACACTCGATCATCTTGGTTTCGACCAGGACACGATGGCGAGTTTGCGCCGCCTCAGCGCCGAGCCCTACGGCATGTTATTGGTGACCGGTCCCACCGGAAGCGGCAAAACGACGACGCTTTATGCCGCAATTTCGGAAGTCAATGATGGTCAGGACAAAATCATCACGATAGAGGATCCCATCGAGTACCAGTTGCCGGGTGTGCTGCAGATACCGGTCAACGAGAAAAAGGGATTGACCTTCGTACGTGGCTTGCGCTCGATCCTGCGCCACGATCCGGACAAGATCATGATCGGCGAAATCCGCGATCCCGAAACGGCGCAAATCGCAATACAGGCCGCGTTGACGGGGCATCTGGTGTTTACCACGGTCCATGCCAATAGCGTATTCGACGTGATCGGGCGTTTTGCGCACATGGGCGTGGATCCCTACAGTTTTGTTTCCGCCCTGAACGGAATCGCCGCGCAAAGGCTGGTTCGCCTGCTTTGTACGCATTGCGCGGTGGAAGAGTGCCCGGACGAGCGGTTGATTGCCGAGTCGGGCATTGATCGCGCTGGTGCGGGCACCTTCCGGTTTCGTACGGGTAAAGGATGCGGCCAGTGCCGCGGCAGTGGATACCGCGGACGCAATGCAATCGCAGAGATGCTGGTGCTGAATGATGAAATCCGCGAACTCATCGTAGCGCGGGAACCCATACGCCGAATAAAGGAGGCCGCGAAGCGAAGCGGTACCCGTTTCCTGCGTGAAGCCGCGCTAGCGATGGTGATGAAGGGGCAAACGAGTTTACAGGAGGCTAATCGTGTCACCATTGTTGCGTGA
- a CDS encoding type II secretion system F family protein, translating into MHYEVKAVLVGQGTVLLKLEADSEKDARLQVMAQGGMVLDIRRRFTGWIPKPRLRFPLAHFSQELLSLLGAGLSLVESIETLSEKEQDAGIRKIMGELLERLYEGMTFSRALEFYPQAFPPLYVASARASERTGDLPEALTRFMTYQAQMDLVRKKLIGASIYPVLLLVIGLLVAMFLLVFVVPKFSAIYEDLGSDLPWLSVLLIQWGHFVHDQGWQLAGVGTVTLGIAIYSLTRPLFRIWVSQQLWRIPAIGERMRVYQLARFYRTLGMLLRGGIPVAKALEMVSGLLQPHFRPKVHAAAASIREGKTISSAMEAEGLTTAVGSRMLRVGERTGLMGEMMERIGNFHDEEIARWVEWMTKLIEPLLMAVIGGVIGGIIILMYMPIFQLAGSIN; encoded by the coding sequence ATGCACTACGAAGTGAAGGCCGTACTTGTCGGACAAGGCACGGTATTGCTGAAACTCGAGGCGGATAGCGAGAAGGATGCCCGTCTCCAGGTAATGGCGCAGGGCGGCATGGTTTTGGACATACGCCGGCGGTTTACCGGTTGGATACCGAAACCCCGACTACGTTTTCCACTGGCGCATTTCAGCCAGGAGTTGCTCTCCCTGTTGGGGGCGGGGCTCAGCCTGGTAGAGAGCATCGAGACGCTGTCGGAAAAAGAGCAGGACGCCGGCATACGAAAAATCATGGGCGAACTGCTTGAGCGGCTTTATGAGGGCATGACTTTCTCGCGGGCATTGGAATTTTATCCGCAGGCGTTCCCGCCTCTTTATGTCGCCAGTGCGCGCGCAAGCGAGCGCACTGGCGACCTGCCTGAAGCCTTGACGCGTTTCATGACTTATCAGGCGCAGATGGATCTGGTCCGCAAGAAACTGATTGGCGCTTCCATTTATCCGGTTCTCCTGCTGGTGATAGGGCTGCTGGTGGCAATGTTCCTTCTGGTTTTTGTGGTGCCGAAGTTCAGCGCTATTTATGAGGATCTCGGATCCGATTTGCCGTGGCTCTCCGTACTTCTGATCCAATGGGGGCATTTCGTGCATGACCAGGGATGGCAATTGGCGGGTGTGGGGACAGTCACGCTAGGAATTGCCATCTATAGCCTGACGCGGCCGCTGTTCAGAATATGGGTATCGCAACAATTATGGCGCATTCCGGCCATCGGAGAACGCATGCGCGTTTATCAACTTGCCCGGTTTTACAGGACGCTCGGTATGCTGTTGCGTGGGGGTATTCCGGTGGCAAAGGCGCTGGAAATGGTGAGCGGTCTGCTACAGCCGCACTTCAGGCCAAAAGTGCATGCGGCCGCTGCCAGTATCCGCGAGGGAAAAACAATCTCCAGCGCGATGGAGGCGGAAGGACTCACGACGGCCGTTGGCAGCCGCATGCTGCGGGTCGGGGAAAGAACCGGTTTGATGGGGGAAATGATGGAGCGAATCGGTAATTTTCATGATGAAGAAATTGCGCGCTGGGTCGAGTGGATGACGAAGCTGATCGAACCCCTGTTGATGGCGGTGATCGGTGGGGTGATCGGCGGAATCATCATCCTCATGTATATGCCGATATTCCAGTTGGCGGGAAGCATCAATTGA
- the gspG gene encoding type II secretion system major pseudopilin GspG: MKRWRIQRRTHAAYGFTLLELLVVMVIIGLLAGYVAPKYFSQVGKSEIKAAQAQIDSLEKALDQYRLDTGHYPATEQGLISLVTRPTNELKWQGPYLKKMVPPDPWGRPYVYKYPGERAEFDLYSYGKDGQPGGTGEAVDIANW, encoded by the coding sequence ATGAAGCGTTGGCGTATCCAGCGGCGTACGCATGCGGCATATGGATTCACACTGCTCGAGTTGCTAGTCGTAATGGTCATTATAGGATTGCTGGCTGGCTATGTGGCGCCCAAGTATTTTTCGCAGGTGGGCAAGTCCGAAATAAAAGCGGCTCAAGCCCAGATTGATTCCCTGGAAAAGGCGCTGGATCAGTATCGCCTGGATACCGGTCACTATCCAGCTACCGAACAAGGACTGATCTCTCTGGTGACGCGTCCCACCAATGAACTGAAGTGGCAGGGGCCTTACCTCAAGAAGATGGTACCGCCAGATCCCTGGGGGCGACCATATGTCTATAAATATCCGGGCGAACGCGCGGAGTTCGATTTGTATTCCTATGGCAAGGACGGTCAACCCGGTGGTACGGGTGAAGCGGTCGATATAGCGAACTGGTAG
- a CDS encoding polysaccharide pyruvyl transferase family protein, giving the protein MSDAPHAELMRSLAGEHHVLAGLIGTAPVHYVDLPVHRNIGDLLIMLGTLRFFALHELKINLKAAYFTYRPSWARAGDVIVFQGGGNLGDLYAGPQQMRQHVVEKLPGNRIIIFPQTIHFRSPDAYAQCCRIFAKHPDLHICVRDHKSFELAVPMSRHVYLLPDMAHQLWPIQQARHCEGHRLALLRADAESAGSEVIDFDMRADWRELVRHKNTWIRMMRGVLAALHRVHLDSGILSLEMDLWIKYATKLVGEAIDLFSRFEVVTTDRLHAHILSCLMGIPNTVLNNSYGKNYSYITAWTGSSSIVDYQAKSVE; this is encoded by the coding sequence ATGAGCGATGCACCTCATGCTGAATTAATGCGCTCTCTGGCGGGCGAACACCATGTCCTTGCCGGCTTGATTGGGACAGCTCCGGTTCATTACGTCGATTTACCTGTTCACAGGAACATAGGTGACCTGCTGATCATGCTGGGCACGCTCCGCTTCTTCGCGCTCCATGAGTTGAAGATAAACCTCAAGGCGGCGTATTTTACCTACCGCCCAAGCTGGGCAAGAGCCGGGGATGTGATCGTATTCCAGGGCGGCGGTAATCTTGGCGATCTTTACGCAGGACCGCAGCAGATGCGCCAACATGTGGTGGAGAAGCTACCGGGGAACAGGATAATTATCTTCCCTCAGACCATTCACTTCCGTTCCCCGGATGCGTATGCGCAATGCTGCAGGATTTTTGCAAAGCACCCCGATCTCCATATTTGTGTCAGGGACCATAAGTCATTTGAACTGGCGGTCCCCATGTCGCGGCATGTTTATCTTCTCCCGGATATGGCGCACCAGTTATGGCCGATACAACAAGCCCGGCATTGCGAGGGCCATCGTCTCGCGCTATTGAGAGCTGATGCCGAGTCCGCAGGGAGCGAGGTTATCGATTTTGATATGCGTGCCGACTGGCGGGAGTTGGTCAGGCATAAAAATACCTGGATTCGGATGATGCGGGGAGTGCTGGCTGCCTTGCACCGGGTGCACCTCGACTCGGGTATCCTGTCCCTTGAGATGGACTTGTGGATCAAATACGCAACGAAGCTGGTTGGCGAGGCGATCGATCTTTTCAGCAGATTCGAGGTAGTTACGACTGACCGGTTGCATGCCCACATCTTGTCTTGTCTGATGGGGATTCCGAATACGGTCTTGAATAATTCTTATGGCAAGAATTATTCTTATATCACTGCGTGGACCGGGTCGAGCAGTATCGTGGATTACCAAGCGAAAAGCGTTGAATAA